In Gammaproteobacteria bacterium, the DNA window TAAGTAACCTTACCCTCGAAGCGGAAGACCGGGATCAGATCGTTCATCCGGTTCAGGCTGCGCAACACGGTGCTCTTGCCACAACCGGAGGGGCCAATAAAGCCAATGATCTTGTTTTTCTCAATCGGCACATGGCTGTTGCGCACCGCCAGAAAATCGCCATAGAAGATTTTCTGGAGTTCGCAATTCATCACCACATTGCCGGGGGTGATAGCCGGGGCGGATTCAACCGCCGCCGTTTCTGCTATTGCATTCATCATTCGATGACCTCACAAGCCTTAGAATTTCTGGCGACCAATAAAACGGGCGGTAATGTTCAGCACCAGGACGATCAGCACAAGAACCAGCGACGCCGCCCAGGCCAGTTCAATTTGGTTGTCGTAAGGCATACCCGAGAAATTGAAAATCAGGATGGACAGCGAAGCGGTCGGTTCGGTCAGGCTCGACAGGAAATAGTTACTGAACAGCGCAGTGAACAACAGCGGCGCCGATTCACCAGCGGCGCCGGCCACCGCCAGCATCACCCCGGTTAAAATGCCGGGCATTCCGGTGGGCAACACGACTTTCCAAATGACCTGGGCGCGAGTGCAGCCCATGCCAAACGCCGCATCCTTCATTTTCTTCGGCACAGTGGTCATGGCCTGTTCCGCAGCCAGCACCACAGTCGGCAACATCAGCACGGCCAGAGCAACGCCGCCTGCCAATGCGGAATAGGTCTTCATGGTCACAACCATAGCGGCATAGACGAACACGCCGGCGAGGATGGATGGAAAGCCGGTCAGCACCTTGGCCAGAAAGCGCGCGGTGTGCGCCAGCTTGCTGTCGGGATCAAGGATTGCCAGATAAATGGCGGCGAACAGACCGATGGGCACGCTGATCAGCGTGGCAATGCCGACCATGACTAGGGTGCCGATAATCGCGTTGCCGAAGCCGCCGCCCATTTCAAAGGCGGAAGGCGGCAGGGCGGTGATGGCTTCCCAATCCAGCCGCGAACCGCCTTCAACCAGCAGCATATAAATCACAGAGAACAAGGGAATGCTGGCGAGCACCGCCATCACCCAGGTTAAGCCGGTTAGAAATCCGCTTTTCAGCGCCCGGCCCTCGAAAGGCGTGCGGCGGAGACTGGGCAAGCGTGGCGCGGTAGCTTGAATCATCGATTCAGCCATTAAATTAGGCTCGCTCATCGTTCAGCCTCGAATTTCCGGGTGGCGAATTTCATGACCGCCAAGCCAACCACATTGACAATCAGCGTGATCGCCAACAACGCCAGGGCGGCGTACATCAGCGCCTGGACCTCAACTTCACCGGCTTCCGGGAAATTGGACGCCAGCAAGGCCGCCAGGGTGTTAGCGGGAGCAAACAGCGATAGGCTGATCTGATTGGAATTGCCGATCAGCATGGCCAAGGCCATGGTTTCGCCCAGGGCGCGACCGAAGCCCAGCACCAGCGCGGCGAGAATGCCGGAGCCAGCGGTCGGCAGCATAACCTTAAGAATGGCTTCCCAGCGCGTCGTCCCCATGCCATAGGCCGCTTCCTTGACCTTGTAGGGAATCTGGCGCATCGCATCCACAGAAATGGATGCGACCGTCGGCAGGATCATGATGGCCAGCACCAGCGCGGCGGGCGCGAGTCCAGGACCGCTCATCGAAGTGCCAAAAAATGGGATAAATTCAAATTCGTCGTGCAGCCAGTTTGCCGCCGGACGAAGTAGCGGAATGAGCACATAGATGCCCCAGAGGCCGAACACCACCGAGGGAATGGCGGCCAATAATTCAATAATGGTGCGGAAGACGACCGCCAGGCGGCTGGGCAGGAAATCCTGGGTCAGAAAAATGGCGATCGCCACACCGAACAGGCCGCCGAGGACCAAGGCCAGCAGCGAACTGTAAAGTGTGCCCCAGATTTCCGGGAGGATGCCAAATTGTTCTGCCTGAACATTCCAGGTGGTCGACGTCAAAAAACTCAGGCCATATTCAGTCATTGCTGGCAGCGCCTTGCCGCCGATCTCGACGATGATGTAAGCCACCAACGCGAGGAT includes these proteins:
- the pstA gene encoding phosphate ABC transporter permease PstA; this encodes MSEPNLMAESMIQATAPRLPSLRRTPFEGRALKSGFLTGLTWVMAVLASIPLFSVIYMLLVEGGSRLDWEAITALPPSAFEMGGGFGNAIIGTLVMVGIATLISVPIGLFAAIYLAILDPDSKLAHTARFLAKVLTGFPSILAGVFVYAAMVVTMKTYSALAGGVALAVLMLPTVVLAAEQAMTTVPKKMKDAAFGMGCTRAQVIWKVVLPTGMPGILTGVMLAVAGAAGESAPLLFTALFSNYFLSSLTEPTASLSILIFNFSGMPYDNQIELAWAASLVLVLIVLVLNITARFIGRQKF
- the pstC gene encoding phosphate ABC transporter permease subunit PstC; the protein is MASYQFDHIDRTGSVTGPPSGIDYAFDRGFRGIAWTSAALILALVAYIIVEIGGKALPAMTEYGLSFLTSTTWNVQAEQFGILPEIWGTLYSSLLALVLGGLFGVAIAIFLTQDFLPSRLAVVFRTIIELLAAIPSVVFGLWGIYVLIPLLRPAANWLHDEFEFIPFFGTSMSGPGLAPAALVLAIMILPTVASISVDAMRQIPYKVKEAAYGMGTTRWEAILKVMLPTAGSGILAALVLGFGRALGETMALAMLIGNSNQISLSLFAPANTLAALLASNFPEAGEVEVQALMYAALALLAITLIVNVVGLAVMKFATRKFEAER